The following are from one region of the Eubacterium sp. MSJ-33 genome:
- the rplD gene encoding 50S ribosomal protein L4 — protein sequence MATVAVYNIEGKEVDKLELNDNVFGVEINEHLVHLAVVSQLANGRQGTQSAKTRSEVSGGGRKPWRQKGTGHARQGSTRSPQWTGGGVVFAPKPRDYSMKMNKREKQIAMKSALTSKVQDAKLVVVDAFNLDEIKTSKFVQILDNLKAPKALVVTKDKDEKVVLSARNIPTVKTTMTNSLNVYDILKYDSLVLTKDAVAAIEEVYA from the coding sequence ATGGCAACAGTAGCAGTTTATAACATCGAAGGTAAAGAAGTAGATAAGCTTGAGCTTAACGACAACGTATTCGGTGTTGAGATAAATGAGCATTTAGTACATCTGGCAGTTGTAAGCCAGTTAGCAAACGGTCGTCAGGGAACACAGAGCGCAAAGACACGTTCTGAAGTATCTGGTGGCGGTAGAAAGCCTTGGAGACAGAAGGGAACAGGTCATGCAAGACAGGGTTCTACAAGATCTCCACAGTGGACAGGCGGTGGTGTTGTATTTGCACCAAAGCCAAGAGATTACTCTATGAAGATGAACAAGAGAGAGAAGCAGATCGCTATGAAGTCTGCTCTTACATCAAAGGTTCAGGATGCTAAGCTTGTAGTAGTTGATGCATTCAACCTGGATGAGATCAAGACTTCAAAGTTTGTTCAGATCCTTGACAACTTAAAGGCTCCTAAGGCTTTGGTTGTAACAAAGGATAAGGATGAGAAGGTTGTTCTTTCAGCCAGAAACATCCCTACAGTTAAGACAACAATGACAAATTCACTCAATGTATACGACATTCTGAAGTATGATTCACTCGTACTTACAAAGGATGCAGTAGCAGCAATCGAGGAGGTGTATGCATAA
- the rplV gene encoding 50S ribosomal protein L22, which translates to MAKGHRSQIKRLRNENKDTRPKATVSYARISVTKACFVLDAIRGKDVTSALGILAYNNRYASKVIEKLLKSAIANAENNNGMKVEDLYIAECYANKGPTMKRIQPRAQGRAYRIEKRTSHITVVLDAR; encoded by the coding sequence ATGGCAAAAGGACATAGATCCCAGATTAAGAGACTCAGAAATGAGAATAAGGATACAAGACCTAAGGCTACTGTTTCATATGCAAGAATTTCAGTAACTAAGGCATGTTTCGTATTAGATGCGATCAGAGGCAAGGATGTAACTTCAGCACTTGGTATTCTTGCTTACAACAATCGTTATGCATCAAAGGTAATTGAGAAGTTATTGAAGTCCGCTATTGCGAATGCAGAGAACAACAACGGTATGAAGGTTGAAGACCTTTACATCGCTGAGTGCTATGCAAACAAAGGACCAACAATGAAGAGAATTCAGCCGAGAGCACAGGGTAGAGCTTACAGAATCGAGAAGAGAACAAGCCACATCACTGTTGTGCTGGATGCAAGATAG
- the rplB gene encoding 50S ribosomal protein L2, translating into MGIKTYNPYTPSRRNMTGLDFEEITKSTPEKSLLAKKDKTAGRNNQGKITVRHIGGGNRQKYRVIDFKRTKDDIPAKVAAIEYDPNRTANIALLYYADGEKAYIIAPVGLKVGDELMNGANAEIKVGNCLPLANIPVGTEIHNIELYPGKGAQLVRSAGNSAQLMAKEGKYATLRLPSGEMRMVPIVCRATIGQVGNIEHGLVNIGKAGRKRHMGVRPTVRGSVMNPNDHPHGGGEGRAPIGRSGPSTPWGKPALGLKTRKKNKQSNKYIVRTRDGKNVK; encoded by the coding sequence ATGGGAATTAAGACATATAACCCATATACACCTTCCAGAAGGAATATGACAGGTCTTGATTTCGAGGAGATCACAAAGAGTACTCCAGAGAAATCCCTTCTTGCAAAGAAGGACAAGACAGCAGGACGTAACAATCAGGGTAAGATTACAGTAAGACATATCGGCGGTGGTAACAGACAGAAGTACAGAGTCATCGACTTCAAGAGAACAAAGGATGATATCCCGGCTAAGGTAGCTGCAATCGAGTACGATCCAAATAGAACAGCAAATATCGCACTGCTTTACTATGCAGATGGCGAGAAGGCATACATCATTGCTCCGGTTGGCCTTAAGGTTGGCGACGAGCTTATGAATGGTGCAAATGCAGAAATCAAGGTTGGTAACTGTTTACCACTTGCAAATATTCCAGTTGGTACTGAGATTCACAACATTGAGCTTTATCCTGGAAAGGGCGCACAGCTTGTACGTTCCGCAGGTAACTCCGCTCAGCTCATGGCAAAGGAAGGCAAGTATGCAACACTCAGACTTCCATCCGGCGAAATGAGAATGGTTCCTATCGTTTGCCGTGCAACAATCGGTCAGGTTGGTAACATCGAGCACGGACTTGTTAACATCGGTAAAGCAGGACGTAAGCGTCACATGGGTGTTCGCCCAACAGTACGTGGTTCTGTTATGAACCCGAACGATCACCCACACGGTGGTGGTGAAGGTAGAGCACCGATCGGTCGTTCTGGCCCATCTACTCCTTGGGGTAAGCCGGCACTGGGACTTAAGACCAGAAAGAAGAACAAGCAGTCTAACAAGTATATTGTAAGAACAAGAGACGGTAAGAACGTTAAGTAA
- the rpsS gene encoding 30S ribosomal protein S19, with translation MARSLKKGPFADGYLLKKIDAMNADSKKDVIKTWSRRSTIFPSFVGHTIAVYDGRKHVPVYVTEDMVGHKLGEFVATRTYRGHGKDEKKGKKR, from the coding sequence ATGGCTCGTTCATTAAAGAAAGGACCATTTGCAGATGGTTATTTGTTAAAGAAGATAGATGCTATGAACGCTGACAGCAAGAAGGACGTCATTAAGACATGGTCACGTCGTTCAACAATCTTCCCATCATTCGTTGGTCATACAATCGCTGTATATGATGGAAGAAAGCATGTGCCTGTATATGTAACTGAGGATATGGTTGGTCATAAGCTCGGTGAGTTCGTTGCAACAAGAACATACAGAGGACATGGCAAAGATGAGAAGAAGGGTAAGAAGAGATAA
- the rplW gene encoding 50S ribosomal protein L23 — protein sequence MADIKYYDVILKPVLTEKSMNAMAEKKYTFLVHPEATKAQVKEAVEKMFEGAKVAKVNTMNQDGKTKRRGMTYGKTAKTKKAIVQLTAESADIELFEGL from the coding sequence ATGGCAGATATTAAGTATTATGACGTTATCCTTAAGCCGGTTCTTACAGAGAAGAGTATGAACGCTATGGCTGAGAAGAAGTACACTTTTCTTGTACATCCGGAAGCTACCAAGGCTCAGGTTAAGGAAGCTGTAGAGAAGATGTTCGAGGGAGCAAAGGTTGCTAAGGTCAACACAATGAATCAGGATGGTAAGACAAAGAGACGTGGAATGACCTACGGCAAGACAGCAAAGACTAAGAAGGCAATCGTTCAGCTTACAGCTGAGAGTGCAGACATCGAGTTATTCGAAGGTCTTTAA
- the rplC gene encoding 50S ribosomal protein L3 produces the protein MKKAILATKVGMTQIFNEDGVLTPVTVLQAGPCVVTQVKTVDNDGYDAVQVGFGEKKERVTTKDVSGKKVIRNPHGAGKAEVGHFKKAGTTPKKFVREFRLENVADYNAGDEIKADIFAEGDKIDVTAKSKGKGYAGGIKRFGMKSGPSAHGSKYHRHAGSNGSATTPGRVFKGKKMPGHMGNVRVTVQNLEIVKIDVENNVILVKGAVPGPKKSLVMIKETVKTGK, from the coding sequence ATGAAGAAGGCTATTTTAGCAACAAAAGTCGGAATGACTCAAATCTTCAACGAAGACGGTGTTTTAACACCAGTAACAGTTTTACAGGCTGGACCATGTGTTGTAACTCAGGTAAAGACAGTTGATAACGACGGTTACGATGCAGTACAGGTTGGTTTCGGCGAAAAGAAAGAAAGAGTAACAACAAAGGATGTTTCTGGAAAGAAAGTAATCAGAAACCCACATGGCGCTGGTAAGGCAGAGGTTGGTCACTTCAAGAAGGCTGGCACAACACCTAAGAAGTTCGTTCGTGAGTTCAGACTTGAGAACGTAGCTGATTACAACGCAGGTGATGAGATCAAAGCTGATATCTTTGCAGAGGGTGACAAGATTGATGTTACTGCAAAGTCAAAGGGTAAGGGATACGCAGGCGGTATCAAGAGATTCGGTATGAAGTCTGGTCCTTCAGCTCATGGTTCCAAGTATCATCGTCATGCAGGTTCCAATGGTTCTGCAACAACACCAGGTAGAGTATTCAAGGGTAAGAAGATGCCTGGACATATGGGTAATGTAAGAGTTACAGTACAGAACCTTGAGATTGTTAAGATAGATGTAGAGAACAACGTAATTTTGGTAAAGGGTGCCGTTCCTGGACCAAAGAAATCATTAGTAATGATTAAGGAAACAGTAAAGACTGGCAAATAA
- the rpsJ gene encoding 30S ribosomal protein S10, whose translation MASQVMRITLKAYDHKLIDQAAKQIIETIKSTGAKVSGPVPMPTKVEKITILRAVHKYKDSREQFEQRTHKRLIDVLTPSQKTIDALQKLDVSAGVYVNVKMK comes from the coding sequence ATGGCAAGTCAAGTAATGAGAATCACATTGAAGGCGTACGATCACAAGTTAATCGATCAGGCTGCAAAGCAGATCATCGAGACGATCAAGAGTACAGGAGCAAAGGTTTCAGGTCCTGTTCCGATGCCTACAAAGGTTGAGAAAATCACAATCCTCAGAGCTGTTCATAAGTATAAGGATTCCAGAGAACAGTTCGAGCAGAGAACTCACAAGAGACTCATTGATGTACTTACACCATCACAGAAGACAATCGATGCTCTTCAGAAGCTTGATGTTTCAGCTGGTGTATATGTTAATGTAAAGATGAAGTAA